The Sinorhizobium meliloti genome includes a window with the following:
- a CDS encoding SDR family oxidoreductase — translation MTGDFKLTQSPHPSDNEVLADTANSSAAAKKKVLVVGATGFLGTKILRNLAHDASVAVVAMSRKGAPSNESADVEWVRGDMMDPGSLDRALQGVDVVVTSANSYMKGSLDTDFQGNRNLIEAAARANVGRFVFLSIVSCEAASPVPHFHAKKVAEDLIQASGVPYVFVRAPTFLDQSTDFIAKGAQAGRFLAMGDKTTRWSYVLTDDLASYLAKAATFPGSEINNQTIDVGWRDGPKSQQEIADLVSEIAKKSLKVRVVPWLVLRLLVHPVKPFSELGYDLIQMLLFFKKGVYVSNISKQEHFFGPAPTSRDAITRWAKSQQLIS, via the coding sequence ATGACCGGAGATTTTAAATTGACCCAATCACCGCATCCCTCGGATAACGAGGTGCTTGCCGACACCGCAAATTCAAGCGCCGCGGCGAAAAAGAAAGTTCTGGTCGTCGGCGCAACAGGCTTCCTCGGAACCAAAATTCTCCGCAACCTGGCGCATGATGCGAGCGTTGCCGTCGTTGCGATGTCGCGTAAGGGCGCCCCCTCAAATGAGAGCGCCGACGTCGAATGGGTGCGCGGCGACATGATGGATCCAGGGTCGTTGGATCGTGCTTTGCAGGGTGTGGACGTCGTCGTCACCTCGGCTAACAGTTACATGAAGGGAAGCCTCGACACGGATTTCCAGGGCAACAGGAATCTAATCGAGGCGGCAGCAAGAGCCAACGTTGGCCGATTTGTCTTTCTCAGCATCGTTAGCTGCGAGGCCGCGTCACCAGTCCCGCATTTCCACGCCAAGAAAGTGGCCGAGGATCTGATCCAGGCCTCCGGGGTGCCGTACGTATTTGTCCGCGCGCCCACATTTCTCGATCAGAGTACGGACTTTATTGCGAAGGGTGCCCAAGCAGGCCGGTTCCTGGCGATGGGCGATAAGACTACGAGATGGTCCTATGTTCTCACAGATGATCTGGCGTCATATCTCGCCAAAGCCGCGACGTTTCCTGGCAGTGAGATCAACAACCAAACGATCGATGTCGGCTGGCGCGATGGCCCCAAGAGCCAGCAAGAGATTGCCGATCTCGTCTCCGAAATTGCGAAGAAATCTCTTAAGGTCCGGGTTGTGCCCTGGCTGGTTCTCCGCTTGCTCGTACACCCGGTAAAGCCGTTTTCCGAGCTTGGCTACGATCTGATCCAGATGTTGCTGTTCTTCAAGAAGGGCGTCTATGTTTCGAACATTTCGAAGCAAGAGCACTTCTTCGGACCCGCCCCTACATCCCGAGATGCGATCACGCGATGGGCGAAAAGCCAGCAACTAATTTCGTGA
- a CDS encoding nuclear transport factor 2 family protein: MDLPDIVNMYFDADSCNDTDALSETFAPDAVVEDEGARHQGVVAILRWWVAAKKAASYVAEPLESTVDGDKALVRAKVSGRFPGSPVTLTYSFTIKDGRIARLEIQ, translated from the coding sequence ATGGATCTGCCCGATATTGTGAACATGTACTTCGACGCCGACAGCTGCAACGACACGGATGCGCTGTCGGAAACCTTTGCGCCCGACGCCGTCGTCGAAGACGAAGGCGCTCGCCATCAAGGCGTCGTCGCAATCCTCAGATGGTGGGTGGCTGCGAAGAAGGCGGCTTCGTACGTTGCTGAACCTTTGGAATCCACGGTCGACGGCGACAAAGCACTCGTCCGAGCCAAGGTGAGCGGCCGATTTCCCGGCAGCCCGGTGACCCTCACCTACTCCTTCACCATCAAAGATGGCAGGATCGCCAGGCTGGAGATCCAGTGA
- a CDS encoding metal-sensing transcriptional repressor — protein sequence MTEHKHESHPEIVKRLKRAEGHLKSVIAMIASGRPCLDIAQQLHAVEKAIAQAKRTLIQDHLDHCLEETIGALPRDRRQSIDEFKSITKYL from the coding sequence ATGACCGAGCACAAACACGAAAGCCATCCCGAGATCGTCAAGCGGCTGAAGCGGGCCGAAGGGCATCTGAAAAGCGTCATTGCGATGATCGCGTCGGGGAGGCCGTGCCTTGACATCGCCCAGCAGCTCCATGCTGTTGAAAAGGCGATCGCTCAAGCGAAACGGACACTCATCCAGGACCACCTCGACCATTGCCTCGAAGAAACAATCGGCGCTCTCCCCCGCGACCGACGCCAATCGATAGATGAGTTCAAGTCGATCACCAAATATCTCTGA
- a CDS encoding SDR family oxidoreductase, with the protein MIEFLNLRGKRALITAGTKGAGAATVSLFLELGAQVLTTARARPEGLPEELFVEADLTTKEGCAIVAEATRQRLGGVDVIVHMLGGSSAAGGGFSALSDDDWYKELSLNLFAAVRLDRQLVPDMVARGSGVVVHVTSIQRVLPLPESTTAYAAAKAALSTYSKAMSKEVSPKGVRVVRVSPGWIETEASVRLAERLAKQAGTDLEGGKKIIMDGLGGIPLGRPAKPEEVANLIAFLASDRAASITGAEYTIDGGTVPTA; encoded by the coding sequence ATGATCGAATTTCTCAACCTCAGAGGCAAACGAGCCCTCATTACGGCTGGAACCAAGGGTGCCGGCGCTGCGACCGTCAGTCTGTTTCTGGAACTCGGCGCGCAGGTGCTGACGACAGCGCGGGCGCGTCCAGAAGGCCTCCCGGAAGAGCTGTTCGTCGAAGCGGACCTGACCACTAAGGAAGGATGTGCAATCGTCGCCGAGGCCACGCGTCAACGCCTCGGCGGAGTCGACGTCATCGTCCATATGCTGGGCGGCTCGTCAGCCGCCGGGGGCGGCTTTTCGGCGCTATCGGATGATGACTGGTACAAGGAGCTGTCGCTCAACCTCTTCGCGGCTGTTCGATTGGACCGGCAACTGGTTCCGGACATGGTTGCCCGAGGAAGCGGCGTCGTCGTGCATGTCACATCCATCCAGAGAGTACTGCCGCTTCCGGAATCGACGACAGCCTATGCCGCAGCAAAGGCTGCGCTTTCGACCTATAGCAAGGCGATGTCAAAGGAAGTTTCGCCCAAGGGTGTCCGGGTCGTCCGGGTGTCGCCGGGCTGGATCGAAACGGAAGCCTCGGTTCGCCTCGCCGAGCGCTTGGCGAAGCAGGCCGGAACGGACCTTGAGGGCGGCAAAAAGATCATCATGGACGGACTGGGCGGCATTCCGCTGGGTCGTCCGGCAAAACCGGAAGAGGTCGCAAACTTGATCGCATTCCTCGCCTCGGATCGCGCCGCTTCGATCACCGGTGCCGAATACACGATTGATGGGGGGACGGTGCCCACAGCGTAG
- a CDS encoding LysR family transcriptional regulator, with protein sequence MLNEIDLSRADLNLLVLYEMVLEERNVGRAAERLNLSASAVSHGLGRLRRLLNDPLFLKTPKGVVPTERARALAAPIADILARVRSVISTAEPFDPAHTRRRFTIGTADGFSVFLPPLLDEIARKAPGIDIVVRHMQMESALSDLDERLIDVAVAPFYELPARFAAQRLYEEEFVVAARIGHPFLKNPTLENYCRMQHLLVAPRGDPRGLVDQLLESRNLARRVALAVPNFMLALDLIVKTELVSVLPKRFIEMHAERFAVATARLPFDLAISSIQAVTPKAALMDAGLAWLLQVLGRADCDAESSL encoded by the coding sequence ATGCTGAATGAAATCGATCTATCACGTGCCGATCTCAATCTCCTGGTGCTCTACGAAATGGTGCTGGAGGAGAGGAATGTCGGTCGCGCGGCCGAGCGGCTGAACCTCTCCGCCTCCGCCGTCAGCCACGGTCTTGGCCGCCTCCGGAGGTTGCTCAACGACCCGCTCTTCCTCAAGACGCCGAAGGGCGTCGTCCCAACCGAGCGCGCCAGGGCGCTGGCGGCGCCGATCGCCGATATCCTAGCGCGGGTGAGAAGCGTCATTTCGACCGCCGAGCCTTTCGATCCGGCACACACCCGCCGTCGCTTCACCATCGGTACGGCCGATGGCTTCTCGGTGTTCCTGCCGCCGCTGCTTGACGAAATCGCCCGCAAGGCGCCGGGCATCGATATCGTCGTGCGCCACATGCAGATGGAGTCGGCTCTTTCCGATCTCGATGAGCGGTTGATCGATGTCGCGGTCGCGCCCTTTTACGAGCTGCCGGCCCGCTTCGCCGCGCAAAGGCTCTACGAAGAGGAATTCGTGGTGGCGGCTCGGATTGGCCATCCGTTCCTCAAAAACCCGACGCTCGAAAACTATTGCCGCATGCAGCACCTGCTCGTCGCCCCCAGAGGCGATCCCCGGGGCCTCGTTGATCAGCTGCTCGAGAGCCGCAACCTTGCCCGCCGGGTCGCGCTAGCGGTGCCGAATTTCATGCTGGCGCTTGATCTCATCGTGAAAACAGAACTGGTCTCCGTACTGCCGAAACGCTTCATCGAGATGCATGCGGAGCGCTTCGCCGTTGCCACCGCAAGGCTGCCGTTCGATCTTGCCATCAGCTCTATCCAGGCGGTTACGCCAAAGGCGGCGCTGATGGATGCCGGTCTCGCCTGGCTTCTCCAGGTGCTCGGGCGAGCGGACTGCGACGCCGAAAGCTCGCTATAG
- a CDS encoding LysR family transcriptional regulator, with product MNKWDKLACGIEQIGTMEQANLKELEAVIAIARRGTFRAAAIDLGMSTTALSHTISRLEAALGVRLFNRTTRSVSLTDAGRLFVQQVAPSLQDLYAALDSVRSQRETPSGTIRINAAPFAARAIISPLVLQFLRRYPDMNVDIVTEGKMVDIVKDGFDLGVRVAGLVPSDMIALSLGRPQRHAVVGSPKYFEQHGKPIVPPDLLNHRCIRVRLPDGSLFRWRFEKDGETLQIDVRGPITLDEASIVRTAVLESTGVGYTMEQEVLPDIKAGRLVRVLEDWTPPYPGLCLYYPGRRNLSAGIRAFLELAREFSRRAAE from the coding sequence ATGAATAAGTGGGACAAACTGGCATGCGGCATTGAACAGATCGGGACAATGGAACAAGCCAACCTGAAGGAACTTGAAGCCGTTATCGCTATTGCCCGGCGCGGGACATTTCGCGCCGCGGCCATCGATCTCGGCATGTCCACGACCGCGCTGAGCCACACAATAAGCAGGCTTGAGGCAGCGCTGGGCGTGCGATTGTTTAACCGCACTACGCGCAGCGTATCGCTGACAGATGCAGGCAGACTCTTTGTGCAGCAGGTCGCGCCTTCACTCCAGGATCTCTATGCCGCTCTGGATTCAGTGCGCTCGCAACGCGAAACACCTTCAGGAACAATACGGATCAACGCGGCGCCCTTCGCGGCGCGCGCCATCATCTCACCACTCGTGCTTCAGTTTCTGCGCCGCTATCCCGACATGAATGTCGATATCGTCACTGAAGGAAAGATGGTCGATATCGTCAAGGACGGGTTCGATTTGGGCGTCAGGGTTGCAGGTCTCGTTCCCAGCGACATGATCGCCTTGTCGCTCGGCCGGCCTCAGCGACACGCCGTTGTTGGTTCTCCTAAGTACTTCGAGCAACATGGCAAGCCCATCGTTCCTCCGGATCTTCTCAATCACAGGTGCATTCGCGTTCGGCTGCCTGACGGCTCCCTGTTTCGATGGCGGTTTGAAAAAGACGGCGAAACGTTGCAAATCGATGTGCGGGGGCCAATCACACTCGATGAGGCCAGCATCGTGAGGACTGCGGTGCTTGAAAGTACCGGCGTGGGCTACACCATGGAACAGGAAGTTCTCCCGGACATCAAGGCGGGGCGTCTCGTCCGTGTCCTCGAAGACTGGACGCCGCCGTATCCCGGGCTTTGCTTGTACTATCCTGGGCGCCGAAATCTATCGGCCGGAATCAGAGCGTTCTTGGAACTAGCGCGTGAGTTCTCGCGACGCGCGGCTGAGTGA
- a CDS encoding DUF924 family protein, with product MSDFTWYIESLALRSLPATQAQSPAAADPVFNRRLREALAAPAEAAAVIDFWREAGLTRWFAKDAEFDRAFRDRFLTAYEAARRGELFKWTASPQKALALLILLDQFPRNAFRGTPRMYDTDPLALGVARAAVDAGNDLKGPPDLQLFFYLPFGHSEKLADQERSVELAGRLGEPSLSNAKRHHDIIHRFGRFPHRNVILGRMMTEEEQRFLDEGGFAG from the coding sequence ATGAGCGATTTCACCTGGTACATCGAATCCCTCGCGCTGCGCAGCCTACCGGCGACCCAGGCGCAAAGCCCCGCGGCGGCGGATCCGGTCTTCAACAGGCGATTGCGCGAAGCACTTGCGGCGCCGGCTGAGGCGGCGGCAGTCATCGATTTCTGGCGCGAGGCCGGGCTGACGCGTTGGTTTGCCAAGGACGCCGAGTTCGACCGCGCCTTTCGCGATCGCTTCCTCACTGCCTACGAAGCGGCGAGGCGCGGCGAGCTTTTTAAGTGGACCGCTTCCCCGCAAAAGGCGCTGGCGCTGCTAATTCTCCTCGATCAATTCCCGCGCAATGCCTTTCGCGGCACGCCGCGTATGTACGACACCGACCCCCTGGCGCTTGGCGTTGCGCGGGCCGCGGTCGACGCTGGTAACGATCTCAAAGGACCGCCCGATCTGCAGCTCTTTTTCTATCTCCCTTTCGGCCATTCTGAAAAGCTCGCCGATCAGGAGCGATCCGTCGAGCTCGCCGGACGCCTGGGAGAGCCGAGCCTGTCCAACGCAAAGCGCCACCACGACATCATTCACCGCTTCGGGCGATTCCCGCACCGCAACGTCATTCTTGGGCGGATGATGACGGAGGAGGAACAGCGGTTTTTGGACGAGGGCGGGTTTGCAGGATAA
- a CDS encoding MFS transporter, which produces MLQVLANRTYRRLFLAQVIALVGTGLATVALGLLAFDLAGADAGAVLGTALAIKMIAYVGVAPVAAAFAEQLPRRSMLVCLDLVRAAVAVFLPFVTEVWQVYVLIFVLQSASAAFTPTFQATIPEVLPDEKEYTRALSLSRLAYDLESVASPMLAAALLTVVSFHSLFAGTVVGFLASAALVVSVVLPSPKASERRGIYDRTTRGLRIYLATPRLRGLLALNLAVSAAGSMVIVNTVVLVQAEFGLAQRDTAVALAAFGVGSMIAALLLPRLLDNMPDRTAMLAGAAVLVAGLFIGVFVPRFALLLPLWLAIGVGYSLTQTPSGRLLRRSAHPEDRPALFAAQFALSHACWLITYPLAGWLGAKVGLSTTFAMLGVIAATAILIATRIWPVHDPEEIEHVHDALPVDHPHLVGATRVGNGHRHIHLFVIDSHHPDWPTEQ; this is translated from the coding sequence ATGCTGCAGGTCCTTGCCAACCGCACCTATCGCCGCCTGTTTCTGGCACAGGTGATCGCACTTGTTGGCACAGGTCTCGCTACCGTTGCGCTCGGGCTCCTGGCCTTTGACCTCGCGGGGGCGGACGCCGGGGCGGTGCTGGGCACGGCTCTCGCAATCAAGATGATCGCCTATGTCGGCGTTGCACCTGTGGCCGCCGCGTTCGCCGAGCAACTTCCCCGTCGTTCGATGCTCGTTTGCCTCGATCTCGTACGGGCAGCCGTCGCAGTATTCCTGCCCTTCGTGACCGAGGTTTGGCAGGTTTACGTGCTAATTTTCGTACTGCAATCGGCATCCGCCGCCTTCACGCCGACTTTCCAGGCTACCATTCCAGAGGTCCTGCCGGACGAAAAGGAATATACGCGCGCCTTGTCGCTTTCGCGGCTTGCCTATGATCTCGAAAGCGTCGCAAGTCCGATGCTGGCGGCCGCGCTTCTGACCGTGGTCAGCTTCCACAGCCTTTTCGCCGGAACAGTAGTCGGCTTCCTCGCATCGGCGGCCTTGGTTGTCTCGGTCGTGCTGCCGAGCCCCAAGGCGTCGGAACGCCGCGGCATCTATGATCGGACGACACGTGGCCTGCGCATCTATCTCGCCACGCCACGCCTGCGCGGCCTGCTAGCCCTCAATCTCGCGGTCTCGGCGGCAGGGTCGATGGTCATCGTCAACACCGTCGTGCTGGTGCAGGCAGAATTCGGCCTCGCTCAACGTGACACGGCCGTGGCGCTTGCGGCGTTCGGCGTCGGCTCAATGATTGCCGCCCTGCTGCTGCCGCGACTGCTCGACAACATGCCAGACCGCACTGCCATGCTGGCGGGGGCCGCCGTTCTCGTTGCAGGGCTGTTCATCGGCGTGTTCGTACCGAGATTCGCTCTGCTGCTGCCGCTGTGGCTGGCAATCGGCGTCGGCTATTCGCTTACGCAGACGCCATCCGGCCGCCTGCTGCGCCGTTCGGCGCATCCAGAAGACAGACCCGCGCTCTTCGCCGCGCAGTTCGCTCTGTCGCATGCCTGCTGGTTGATCACCTATCCGCTGGCCGGATGGCTTGGAGCCAAGGTCGGTCTGTCGACGACTTTTGCCATGCTTGGGGTGATTGCCGCCACCGCCATCTTGATCGCCACGCGAATTTGGCCGGTGCACGATCCCGAGGAAATCGAGCATGTCCACGACGCCCTTCCCGTGGACCACCCGCATCTCGTCGGTGCAACGCGGGTCGGCAACGGACACAGACACATCCATCTCTTCGTGATCGACAGCCATCATCCGGATTGGCCGACCGAGCAATGA